GCTGCATTCATTTTGTTACTAACAGAACCAATTGCCAGTCCGGCTGAAGCCAGAGCAGCACTTTTTATGAAATCTCTTCTTGTTGTCATGATATTTTTAAATTATTGTCTTTCGATTCTCTGGTATTTATATCCTACTCAATAGATTGGTAATCCCAATTTGTGTAAAATGCTTCTTGTTATTTAAACCGATCTTTATAAGCCCATAGACCTAAAGCCGGACTAGAAATATAATATATCTCTTCTCCTCCGGGAATTATATTAAATCCCTCTTTCAGAGATGGAAGATTATATTTTTTAATTGCTTCATCAATATCACCATATTCAAATCCCACACTTTCGATCTCCTCTTTTGTAAGATTCCATGACTCTTTACCTGGACAATATTTAATAGAGAATCTTCCTTCTGAAGATCCATGAATAAGATGCGCTGCAGCACTCAGATTCTCTCTTAATTCACTATTTTCTGATACTGCCTTTAGTGTGAATGGTGTCCCATGATAACCATATTTACGTATCAACCTGTCAATCTCCCTGTCTTCTCCAAACTCTTTCAATCCTGGTGCAATCACAATTAGTTCACCCCCATCAGCAATTGCCATTCTGGTACGATAAATTGATTTATTTCCAAGCCATGTACTCTTGAACTCTTCCGGGTCGAGCCAGACAACCACCTTATTCAGAGGCTTATCCACCATCACAAAATTGACTTCAAGTGACAGTTTGGCTGCTCTGTCAAACACTTCCGTATCATCACCTATAAAAAGACCAAAAGTTTGCTCAACACCTTTACTGTTTACTCCTACAACGGTAAGAACATATACTATTGGCAATTCAGCCAGATATTTCTCTGTAGCATAATTGAATACACGGCGAACAGGAGTATCTGAGCGCCCCATCATTCGCTCCATACCATAAACTGCACCTAAATAGTGACTTTTATTAATACCTTCACTTCCACCTGTTCCTACAAGAATATTCTTATTGTAATTAGCCATTCCCACAACTTCATGAGGTACAACCTGACCAATAGAAAGTATCAGGTCAAACCCTCCTTCTATAATAAGTTTGTTAACCTGAGCAGGCCATGAGAAGTCAGCCCTGCCTTCGGAAATCCATTTCACATACTCCGATGGCACCTCTCCAAGAGTCATAACATCATTTCGCCAGTCGTGATCTCTAAACAGGCTCCTTGGTATATCACCAAACATATGGGTTATCTGTCTGTCAGTCATTGGAGTGTGTGTCCCAAGTGCAGGAAGAATATCTGTCAGCCTCTCACCATAATACTCCCATGAAAATCTGGTCAGTTCTCCCGCTTTACTTGGCAGGCGAGTATAATCGGGCGGAACGGCAAGCACCTTATGCCGTTCACCCAATCTATCCAATGCCTTAGTTAGTCCTCTTCTAAGATCATCATTCGATAAACTTGTCTGAGTGGAGCCATATTCGAAATAAATCATCTTTTTTGATATGTTTATACATCATAAGTAGTGGAAGCAGTGCTGCCACCCCTGCCAGTCCAGTCGGTATGAAAGAATTTTCCACGCGGACTATCAAGTCTCTCATACTGATGAGCTCCGAAATAATCTCTTTGAGCCTGCAATAGGTTTGCAGGAAGGCGCTCACTTCTGAAACCATCATAATACCCTAAAGCGGAAGATAATGCAGGCACAGGAATTCCATTCAAGAGCGCTGTTGCACATACCCTGCGCCAGCTCTCTTCAGCTACCTGAACTGCATCCTTAAAGAATGGGTCGAGCAACAGATTCTCCAGCTTAGGATTATTGTCAAATGCATTTTTAATATCTCCAAGGAATCGGGAACGTATAATACATCCTCCTCGCCACATAAGTGCAATACCTCCATAATTGAGATTCCACTTATACTCTTTTGCAGCCTCCATCATCAAATCATAACCCTGTGCATATGAGATAATCTTAGATGCATAAATTGCTTGTTCAAGATCATTAATAAACTGCTCCTTATCCCCCTTGAAATCAGGACTTTTACCGGTTAATAGCTTAGATGCTTTTACCCTGAGATCTTTCTGTGCAGAAAGACATCTTGAAAAAACAGACTCTCCAATAAGAGTGAGAGGAATACCTAGTTCCAATGCAGTTACGGCAGTCCATTTTCCTGTACCTTTCTGACCGGCAGTATCAAGTATTTTCTCTACTAATGGAGAGCCATCTTCATCATTATATGCCAATATATCAGTTGTTATCTCTATCAGATAAGAGTCCAGTACTCCCTGGTTCCATTTTTTGAAAACTTCGTGCTGCTCAAAAGCATCCATACCCAGCAGATCTTTCATAAGGTGATAAGCTTCATTGATAATCTGCATATCTCCATATTCGATTCCGTTATGCACCATCTTCACAAAATGCCCAGCTCCATTCTCTCCTACCCAGTCACAGCAAGGTACTCCATTATCAACCTTTGCGGCTACGGCCTGAAATATCTCTTTCACATGAGGCCATGCTTCAGATGAGCCTCCAGGCATAAGAGAGGGTCCTTTTAATGCACCCTCTTCGCCTCCGGATACACCAGAACCTATATATAAAAGACCTTTACTTTCAACATACTCTGTTCTACGCATAGTGTCCGGAAAATGACTGTTTCCTCCATCTATTATAATATCACCCGGCTCCAACAAAGGAATAAGTTTTTCTATGAAATCGTCAACAGGTTTACCTGCTTTCACTAACAACATCACTTTTCTTGGTCTCTCTATTGAATCAACAAACTCTTCAAGTGTAGAGGCCCCAATAAATTTTTTACCTTTACCACGACCCTTAACGAATGCATCTACTTTATCTACAGTGCGGTTAAAAACAGAAACTGTATAACCTTTATCCTCCATATTAAGGACTAGATTTTCACCCATTACTGCTAAACCTATCAGTCCTATATCTGCTTTTTCTTTCATATTATTTTTTTTTATTTATCTCTTAACCCTTGCATTACCCTCCCAGATACTCCAAATTACATTTTCATCAGCCGGTTGAGCATAATCAGTCAGAAAAGTTGTAGCTAAGGCACCACTTGCCCAGGCAAATTGAATCCACTTTTCCGGATCCATACCTTTTAGTATACTATATAGTAACCCGCCTACAAATCCGTCACCTCCTCCAATTCTGTCAATCACATTAATTGTCCTTAGCGGAGCCTCGTGCCATCTTTCATTTTCATAAACAATTGCTCCCCACAGATGTTCATTGGCGCTAATCACTTCCCTTAGTGTATTAGCAAAGACCTTTACATTAGGAAAAGCTCTGTTTGCATTAAGAATCATACCTTTAAATGCACCAATTGCATCTTCAATATTTTCGCCACCCGCTGCCGGTCCCTGAACACCTAAACAGAGTTGATAATCCTCCTCATTTCCTATCAGGATATCAGAAAGAGAAGCAATCTCTGTGAAAGCTTTCCTGAGTTCATCCTCTCTACCTTCCCAAAAAGAGGCCCTGTAATTAAGATCAAATGATATAACTGTTC
This portion of the Lascolabacillus massiliensis genome encodes:
- the gnd gene encoding decarboxylating NADP(+)-dependent phosphogluconate dehydrogenase; this translates as MKEKADIGLIGLAVMGENLVLNMEDKGYTVSVFNRTVDKVDAFVKGRGKGKKFIGASTLEEFVDSIERPRKVMLLVKAGKPVDDFIEKLIPLLEPGDIIIDGGNSHFPDTMRRTEYVESKGLLYIGSGVSGGEEGALKGPSLMPGGSSEAWPHVKEIFQAVAAKVDNGVPCCDWVGENGAGHFVKMVHNGIEYGDMQIINEAYHLMKDLLGMDAFEQHEVFKKWNQGVLDSYLIEITTDILAYNDEDGSPLVEKILDTAGQKGTGKWTAVTALELGIPLTLIGESVFSRCLSAQKDLRVKASKLLTGKSPDFKGDKEQFINDLEQAIYASKIISYAQGYDLMMEAAKEYKWNLNYGGIALMWRGGCIIRSRFLGDIKNAFDNNPKLENLLLDPFFKDAVQVAEESWRRVCATALLNGIPVPALSSALGYYDGFRSERLPANLLQAQRDYFGAHQYERLDSPRGKFFHTDWTGRGGSTASTTYDV
- a CDS encoding lactate racemase domain-containing protein, with the protein product MIYFEYGSTQTSLSNDDLRRGLTKALDRLGERHKVLAVPPDYTRLPSKAGELTRFSWEYYGERLTDILPALGTHTPMTDRQITHMFGDIPRSLFRDHDWRNDVMTLGEVPSEYVKWISEGRADFSWPAQVNKLIIEGGFDLILSIGQVVPHEVVGMANYNKNILVGTGGSEGINKSHYLGAVYGMERMMGRSDTPVRRVFNYATEKYLAELPIVYVLTVVGVNSKGVEQTFGLFIGDDTEVFDRAAKLSLEVNFVMVDKPLNKVVVWLDPEEFKSTWLGNKSIYRTRMAIADGGELIVIAPGLKEFGEDREIDRLIRKYGYHGTPFTLKAVSENSELRENLSAAAHLIHGSSEGRFSIKYCPGKESWNLTKEEIESVGFEYGDIDEAIKKYNLPSLKEGFNIIPGGEEIYYISSPALGLWAYKDRFK
- a CDS encoding sugar kinase, with the translated sequence MSLKLRKEFKYSLVVPTSMGVRITPVNSQPVQSTNMFQMQATSAETNVASISSYLGLPVKVLTNFVKGSPIASFIKANLRARNMEYEGPEVPQGGPWGYRHQFNIADSGFGLRGPRVHNDRAGEVGRVLNVKDFDLERLFMKDGVQIVHLSGLIAALSHETSEFCLEIARFAKKHGTVISFDLNYRASFWEGREDELRKAFTEIASLSDILIGNEEDYQLCLGVQGPAAGGENIEDAIGAFKGMILNANRAFPNVKVFANTLREVISANEHLWGAIVYENERWHEAPLRTINVIDRIGGGDGFVGGLLYSILKGMDPEKWIQFAWASGALATTFLTDYAQPADENVIWSIWEGNARVKR